One Phycisphaera mikurensis NBRC 102666 DNA window includes the following coding sequences:
- a CDS encoding ArnT family glycosyltransferase translates to MPGTPVGGGAPAELRASGLWDPVRRGTAFLIAAGVFLAVLALSLAFPNPTPQTDEYYHLLVSRSLEAGRGLRITPEAAPYDRAWLFSLSVYASQQLFGATLGAARIPGALAWAATAGLVAWTLSRRGGLVAALIAAGALGLAVHTLMFSSMVRFYTPQALFVLLAALTLDRTLREWKRGRRGRAAGWLTAASVAAALGLLMQPTTLVPAFAASIWCGLVGLVAWWGWPVRRRAVSAGVTAAVVGLAAAGMWFGGLPGYIDSVTSDTAVWAESNADNTTFYTDRLGLWYRPFWLLLPLWAAAAVLRGGPSAAARRRGLAFFLVMGLVPLLVHSLVPTKAFRYLLYAVPFLFGAAALGMAEALRGVALLVLAGVRTLGSGVGLGRPAARAAGVAAAALAVLLVVGYGFFWRSPGIARGVQMLAGDLSGSPFQRSDWAAASAVLRPRVERAGVVIASAGNKSLWFFGRLDLTLSVALDVDKDPDWLQPQDGRPVITEPEELAAARAAHATGLVIVEDEHWRTPAFVTDAAADWLEASCRPIDLPPGCRLRAFAWGPDPEGDPAEAGAAGGAAGGGGR, encoded by the coding sequence GTGCCCGGCACCCCCGTCGGGGGTGGCGCGCCCGCCGAGCTCCGGGCCAGCGGGCTGTGGGATCCGGTCCGCCGCGGCACGGCCTTCCTGATCGCGGCGGGCGTCTTCCTCGCGGTGCTCGCGCTGTCGCTGGCCTTCCCCAACCCCACCCCGCAGACCGACGAGTACTACCACCTGCTGGTGTCCCGCTCGTTGGAGGCCGGGCGCGGGCTGCGGATCACCCCCGAGGCGGCGCCGTACGACCGGGCCTGGCTCTTCAGCTTGTCGGTCTATGCGAGCCAGCAGCTGTTCGGCGCGACGCTCGGCGCGGCGCGGATCCCCGGGGCACTGGCTTGGGCGGCCACGGCCGGGTTGGTGGCGTGGACGCTGTCGCGCCGGGGCGGCCTGGTCGCGGCGCTGATCGCCGCGGGGGCGCTGGGGCTGGCGGTGCACACGCTGATGTTCAGCTCGATGGTCCGCTTCTACACGCCGCAGGCGCTCTTCGTGCTGCTGGCGGCGCTGACGCTGGACCGCACGCTGCGGGAGTGGAAGCGGGGCCGGCGCGGGCGGGCGGCGGGCTGGCTGACCGCCGCCTCGGTGGCGGCGGCGCTGGGGCTCTTGATGCAGCCCACCACGCTGGTGCCGGCCTTCGCGGCGTCGATCTGGTGCGGGCTCGTCGGGCTGGTCGCCTGGTGGGGCTGGCCGGTGCGGCGGCGGGCGGTGTCCGCCGGCGTGACCGCGGCGGTCGTGGGGCTGGCCGCCGCGGGCATGTGGTTCGGCGGGCTGCCGGGCTACATCGACAGCGTCACCTCCGACACGGCCGTCTGGGCGGAGAGCAACGCGGACAACACGACCTTCTACACGGACCGCCTCGGGCTCTGGTACCGGCCCTTCTGGCTCCTGCTGCCGCTCTGGGCGGCGGCGGCGGTGCTGCGCGGCGGGCCCTCCGCCGCGGCCCGGCGCCGCGGCCTCGCCTTCTTCCTGGTCATGGGCCTGGTGCCGCTGCTGGTGCACTCGCTGGTGCCCACCAAAGCCTTCCGCTACCTGCTCTACGCGGTGCCGTTCCTCTTCGGTGCCGCCGCTTTGGGCATGGCGGAGGCGCTCCGCGGCGTCGCGCTGCTCGTGCTCGCCGGCGTCCGCACGCTCGGGAGCGGCGTGGGGCTCGGGCGCCCGGCGGCCCGGGCCGCCGGCGTGGCCGCCGCGGCCCTGGCGGTGCTGCTCGTCGTCGGCTACGGCTTCTTCTGGCGGTCGCCGGGCATCGCCCGCGGCGTGCAGATGCTCGCCGGCGACCTCTCCGGATCGCCCTTCCAACGCAGCGACTGGGCGGCGGCGAGCGCGGTGCTGCGGCCGCGGGTGGAGCGGGCCGGCGTCGTCATCGCCAGCGCCGGGAACAAGTCGCTCTGGTTCTTCGGCCGGCTCGACCTCACCCTCTCGGTCGCGCTGGACGTCGACAAAGACCCCGACTGGCTGCAGCCGCAGGACGGCCGGCCGGTGATCACCGAGCCGGAGGAACTCGCCGCCGCGAGAGCCGCGCACGCCACCGGGCTGGTGATCGTCGAGGACGAGCACTGGCGGACCCCCGCCTTCGTCACCGACGCGGCGGCCGACTGGCTCGAGGCCTCGTGCCGCCCGATCGACCTGCCGCCGGGTTGCCGGCTCCGCGCGTTCGCCTGGGGCCCGGACCCCGAGGGCGACCCCGCGGAAGCCGGGGCGGCGGGTGGAGCCGCCGGCGGCGGCGGTCGATAA